The Flavobacterium praedii genome window below encodes:
- a CDS encoding co-chaperone GroES has product MTLNIKPLSDRVLIEPVAAETKTASGIFIPDTAKEKPQKGTVVAVGNGTKDHTMTVKIGDSVLYGKYAGTELKLEGKDYLIMREDDILAII; this is encoded by the coding sequence TTTCAGATAGAGTTCTTATTGAACCAGTTGCAGCTGAAACGAAAACTGCGTCAGGGATTTTTATTCCAGATACGGCTAAAGAAAAACCACAAAAAGGCACTGTTGTAGCAGTAGGAAATGGAACTAAGGACCATACGATGACAGTAAAAATTGGAGATTCTGTACTTTACGGAAAATACGCTGGAACAGAATTAAAATTAGAGGGAAAAGATTACCTAATTATGCGTGAGGATGATATCCTTGCAATAATTTAG